One part of the Chthonomonadales bacterium genome encodes these proteins:
- a CDS encoding GNAT family N-acetyltransferase produces the protein MVLASARLRRAALRGQTRRRGGAGRHESPARDPHALPSGGGPRRRLQGAGARGVEQYAAPRSGQRFGAPRSATCGGQATRRVLVFVDYRTGGDLPLDPVIDLYRSCSLGARRPIERPRDMADMLRNADLVVTAWEGDTLVGIARTLTDFAYVAYLSDLAVRETCQRRGIGRELVRRTREQLGPNLMLVLLAAPEAAGYYPRLGFEQHPSAWVVRPGADIT, from the coding sequence ATGGTACTGGCGTCCGCGCGGCTCCGGCGCGCCGCCCTGCGCGGGCAGACCCGCCGACGCGGCGGCGCAGGCCGCCACGAAAGCCCGGCGCGAGATCCCCATGCGCTTCCCTCCGGCGGCGGCCCGCGGCGTCGGTTGCAAGGAGCCGGGGCGCGCGGAGTCGAACAATACGCCGCGCCCCGCTCGGGCCAGAGATTCGGCGCGCCCCGGTCGGCAACCTGCGGCGGCCAGGCCACGAGGAGGGTGCTCGTGTTCGTGGACTATCGAACGGGTGGCGATCTGCCTCTCGATCCGGTGATCGATCTCTACCGCTCCTGCTCGCTCGGGGCGCGTCGCCCCATCGAGCGCCCGCGCGACATGGCCGACATGCTCCGCAACGCGGACCTCGTGGTCACGGCCTGGGAGGGCGACACGCTCGTGGGCATCGCCCGAACACTCACCGACTTCGCCTACGTGGCCTACCTCTCCGACCTGGCGGTGCGCGAAACCTGTCAGCGACGCGGAATCGGCCGGGAGCTCGTGCGGCGCACGCGCGAGCAGCTTGGCCCGAACCTGATGCTCGTCCTGCTCGCGGCTCCCGAGGCGGCCGGCTACTACCCACGTCTGGGCTTCGAGCAGCATCCGTCCGCCTGGGTCGTGCGTCCCGGCGCAGACATCACCTGA
- a CDS encoding DUF721 domain-containing protein: MRRSAPRAVGEALEGVMRRGEGGTRLRETLALAYWPAAVGEMAAAASQPELVRDGILFVRTRSSTWSHELSLHKEHILAHLNARLGRPLLRDIRFRARGLPAPLAPSPNPYALPPEEELAAVPLAEEDRRAIGAAMAGLGARADERLRRALERRVTYERRVRRWRLEHGWAPCGACGAPHPDDGPRCPICRLEVRG; encoded by the coding sequence ATGAGACGAAGCGCGCCGAGGGCGGTGGGCGAGGCGCTCGAGGGTGTGATGCGGCGCGGCGAAGGCGGAACGCGCCTGCGAGAGACGCTCGCGCTGGCCTACTGGCCGGCCGCCGTGGGGGAGATGGCCGCCGCCGCCAGTCAGCCGGAGCTGGTGCGCGACGGCATCCTGTTCGTGCGCACTCGCAGCTCCACCTGGTCGCACGAGCTCTCACTGCACAAGGAGCACATCCTCGCGCATCTCAACGCGCGCCTCGGCCGCCCGCTCCTGCGCGACATCCGATTCCGTGCCCGCGGGCTCCCCGCCCCCCTTGCGCCGTCCCCCAATCCCTACGCGCTGCCGCCGGAGGAAGAGCTCGCCGCCGTGCCGCTCGCCGAGGAGGACCGTCGCGCCATCGGGGCGGCGATGGCCGGCCTGGGGGCGCGCGCCGACGAGCGGCTGCGCCGCGCGCTGGAGCGCAGGGTCACCTACGAGCGGCGCGTGCGCCGCTGGCGTCTCGAGCACGGATGGGCCCCCTGCGGCGCCTGCGGAGCGCCCCACCCCGACGACGGGCCGCGTTGCCCCATCTGCCGGTTGGAGGTGCGCGGCTGA
- a CDS encoding DUF421 domain-containing protein gives MLHVDWHAAFTPSVPFLEIVFRGSVVYLFIFLLLRLVVKREAGNVGITDLLVTVLIADAAQNAMSAQYHSLTDGAVLVSTLVFWSWMLDWLASRSPRIARLVHPPPLLLVRDGHILQRNLRRELITEEEMLGQLREQGIDDVARVREAYMESDGRISVVEGHRHRAPPRRAGN, from the coding sequence ATGCTGCACGTGGACTGGCATGCCGCCTTCACGCCGTCCGTTCCGTTCCTGGAGATCGTCTTCCGCGGGTCCGTCGTGTACCTCTTCATCTTCCTGCTCCTGCGGCTGGTGGTGAAGCGCGAGGCAGGCAACGTGGGCATCACCGACCTGCTGGTCACCGTCCTCATCGCCGATGCCGCGCAGAACGCCATGTCGGCCCAGTACCACTCGCTGACAGACGGCGCGGTTCTGGTAAGCACGCTCGTGTTCTGGAGCTGGATGCTGGACTGGCTGGCCTCCCGTTCCCCGCGCATTGCCCGCCTGGTTCACCCACCACCGCTGCTGCTTGTGCGCGACGGGCACATCCTCCAGCGCAACCTGCGGCGCGAGCTGATCACGGAGGAGGAAATGCTCGGGCAGCTTCGTGAGCAAGGAATCGACGATGTGGCGAGGGTGCGCGAGGCCTACATGGAGAGTGACGGCCGCATCAGCGTGGTGGAGGGCCACCGGCATCGGGCTCCTCCAAGGCGCGCCGGGAACTGA
- a CDS encoding carbohydrate ABC transporter permease — MGDTDRRAIRGSGRQSRAAQAAALAVLLALLALSLLPFAMMLLLSLKSNADIFTRFWGLPSPPRWSYYSSAARALSGYLVNTAVVGLVVVPGVVALSSAAGYALARLRFRARGAIYAAVLALLMVPGILTLIPTYALVQQLGLLNTRWALILPYLAGGQVLGIVLCRTFFAGLPDELFEAMRIDGAGDLSIYRHLALPLCMPTLATVAMMTTLAVYNDYIWPLVTISDSGLQTFTVGVTRFAGEFNLDYGPTLAGYVIGSLPLIVLFAFGMRSFVQGVTSGALRA; from the coding sequence ATGGGCGACACCGACCGTCGGGCGATCCGGGGCTCCGGGCGGCAGAGCCGCGCGGCGCAGGCCGCCGCTCTCGCCGTCCTGCTCGCGCTGCTGGCGCTCTCGCTCTTGCCGTTCGCTATGATGCTCCTGCTCTCGCTCAAGAGCAACGCCGACATCTTCACGCGCTTCTGGGGCCTGCCCTCGCCCCCGAGGTGGAGCTACTACTCCAGCGCCGCGCGCGCCCTCTCCGGCTACCTGGTGAACACGGCCGTAGTGGGCCTCGTCGTGGTGCCGGGGGTCGTGGCCCTCTCCTCGGCGGCGGGCTACGCGCTGGCGCGGCTGCGCTTCCGCGCCCGCGGGGCCATCTACGCCGCCGTGCTGGCCCTGTTGATGGTGCCGGGCATCCTCACGCTGATCCCGACCTACGCGCTCGTGCAGCAGTTGGGCCTGCTGAACACACGCTGGGCGCTCATCCTGCCCTACCTGGCCGGCGGGCAAGTGCTCGGCATCGTTCTCTGCCGCACCTTCTTCGCGGGCCTGCCCGACGAGCTCTTCGAGGCGATGCGCATCGACGGCGCCGGCGACCTGAGCATCTACCGCCACCTGGCGCTGCCGCTCTGCATGCCCACGCTCGCCACCGTCGCCATGATGACGACCCTCGCCGTCTACAACGACTACATCTGGCCGCTCGTCACCATCAGCGATAGCGGCCTGCAGACCTTCACGGTCGGCGTCACGCGCTTTGCGGGCGAGTTCAACCTGGACTACGGGCCCACCCTCGCCGGCTACGTGATCGGGAGCCTGCCCCTCATCGTCCTGTTCGCGTTCGGCATGCGCTCGTTCGTTCAGGGCGTCACCTCCGGCGCGCTCCGCGCCTGA
- a CDS encoding sugar ABC transporter permease → MSRRGSPLALVAVMLLPAAGLLLVFSYLPALVGLYRAFTHWETGEAPRWAGLANFAAMSHDEFLGISIGNQVLLLLAGLARTLLVPLAVAELLSQLRSHRWQYALRTAFTLPMVVPGMVTMLLWSFIYDGSVGLLNQLLELAGAGALTRSWLGEPRTALLAIVGVGFPWAGGLALLIYLAGINGIAPDVHDSGALDGATGWRRVLHIDVPLLQPQVRLLATLTIIGSLQDFGSILILTAGGPGLATHVPALHMYFQAFRFGHMGYAAAIGLALFGVIFALSVANMRWGRERGAAG, encoded by the coding sequence GTGAGCCGGCGCGGGTCGCCACTGGCGCTCGTGGCGGTCATGCTTCTGCCCGCCGCGGGGCTGCTGCTCGTCTTCAGCTACCTTCCCGCGCTCGTGGGGCTCTACCGCGCCTTCACGCATTGGGAGACCGGCGAGGCGCCGCGCTGGGCCGGCCTGGCGAACTTCGCCGCCATGAGCCACGACGAGTTCCTGGGCATCAGCATCGGCAACCAGGTTCTGCTGCTCCTGGCCGGCCTGGCACGCACGCTCCTGGTTCCCCTGGCCGTGGCGGAGCTGCTCTCACAGCTTCGCTCGCACCGCTGGCAGTACGCTCTGCGCACGGCCTTCACGCTGCCGATGGTGGTGCCGGGCATGGTCACGATGCTGCTCTGGAGCTTCATCTACGACGGCAGCGTGGGGCTCCTGAACCAGCTTCTGGAGTTGGCGGGGGCCGGCGCGCTCACGCGCTCGTGGCTCGGGGAGCCGCGCACGGCGCTGTTGGCGATCGTGGGCGTCGGGTTCCCCTGGGCCGGGGGCCTGGCCCTGCTCATCTACCTGGCCGGCATCAACGGCATCGCGCCCGACGTGCACGACTCCGGCGCGCTGGACGGAGCGACCGGCTGGCGCCGCGTGCTGCACATCGACGTGCCGCTGCTCCAGCCGCAGGTGCGCCTTCTGGCCACGCTCACCATTATCGGCTCGCTGCAGGACTTCGGCAGCATCCTGATCCTCACCGCCGGGGGCCCGGGGCTGGCCACGCATGTGCCCGCGCTGCACATGTACTTCCAGGCGTTTCGCTTCGGCCACATGGGCTACGCGGCCGCCATCGGCCTGGCGCTCTTCGGGGTGATTTTCGCCCTCTCCGTCGCCAACATGCGGTGGGGGCGCGAGCGCGGCGCCGCCGGCTGA
- a CDS encoding extracellular solute-binding protein codes for MTGGGLPARGRRPSRRELLGGAAAAAGGAALGTLASATRRRGAEPAASPGVVVATVSASYREGLETLAREYEALHPGAHVTIQVLPVNGYETWLRTQIPGGSDSAPDLFNANYGWGMYERGLTINLTPFLDRRNPYTRRPWRATLSAQFLEKFKVGGDVTFIPIDFIEIAFYYNAVTFERLGLTPPRTWEEMIAHAVRIRDAGIVPFALPGNADSYWSGTVGWIARFFSDAYTRPLVPRLLSRPGDWDYDASRNARFRLDLRDPYNDALVVVNTERLLDAVRAGAVRFDTPRFAEIYTRIREFSRFWQRGFHGASAQTAYYLFLTQRAAMLLDTSATLGLLLRDMGDLPARARFRWGVFPVPPLARSAFHVPPFRGVGGPGTVWAVVKKSHEQVARSIDFLMYMTTPHAARVLVEQAVRHRRPLTGPMLIPGAELPERIRGYFGGFEGRGFEKLSFRGLLDEQQSAWEWTVWAQRYMDGLLTLPQFLSRYQRLMREAVPRVIAMQKLDMDPRTRDRVS; via the coding sequence ATGACCGGCGGCGGACTCCCGGCCCGTGGCCGCCGCCCGAGCCGGCGCGAGCTGCTCGGGGGCGCCGCCGCGGCCGCGGGCGGCGCTGCCCTCGGCACGCTCGCCTCGGCCACGCGGCGCCGCGGCGCGGAGCCGGCCGCGTCGCCGGGCGTGGTGGTGGCCACCGTCAGCGCCAGCTACCGGGAGGGGCTGGAGACGCTCGCCCGCGAGTACGAGGCCCTGCACCCCGGCGCGCACGTCACCATCCAGGTGCTGCCGGTCAACGGCTACGAGACCTGGCTCCGCACCCAGATCCCCGGCGGCAGCGACTCCGCGCCCGACCTCTTCAACGCCAACTACGGCTGGGGCATGTACGAGCGCGGCCTCACCATCAACCTCACACCGTTCCTCGACCGCCGCAACCCCTACACGCGGCGCCCGTGGCGCGCCACGCTCAGCGCGCAGTTCCTCGAGAAGTTCAAGGTGGGCGGCGACGTCACGTTCATCCCGATCGACTTCATCGAGATCGCCTTCTACTACAACGCGGTCACCTTCGAGCGCCTCGGGCTGACGCCGCCGCGCACCTGGGAGGAGATGATCGCCCACGCCGTCCGTATCCGCGACGCCGGCATCGTCCCGTTCGCCCTGCCCGGCAACGCGGACTCCTACTGGTCGGGCACCGTGGGATGGATCGCGCGTTTCTTTTCGGACGCCTACACACGCCCGCTCGTGCCGCGCCTGCTCTCGCGCCCGGGCGACTGGGACTACGATGCCAGCCGCAACGCCCGCTTTCGCCTGGACCTGCGTGACCCGTACAACGACGCGCTCGTGGTGGTCAACACGGAGCGCCTCCTGGACGCCGTGCGAGCCGGCGCGGTCCGGTTCGACACCCCGCGGTTCGCCGAGATCTACACGCGAATCCGCGAGTTCTCCCGCTTCTGGCAGCGCGGCTTCCACGGCGCCAGCGCCCAGACAGCCTACTACCTCTTCCTCACGCAGCGCGCCGCCATGCTGCTCGACACCTCGGCCACTCTCGGGCTGCTCCTGCGCGACATGGGGGACCTGCCCGCCCGCGCTCGCTTCCGATGGGGCGTCTTCCCCGTGCCCCCGCTCGCCCGATCCGCGTTCCATGTGCCGCCCTTCCGCGGCGTCGGGGGGCCGGGCACCGTGTGGGCCGTCGTCAAGAAGAGCCACGAGCAGGTCGCGCGCAGCATCGACTTCCTGATGTACATGACCACGCCGCACGCCGCGCGCGTGCTCGTGGAGCAGGCCGTGCGCCACCGCCGGCCGCTCACCGGACCGATGCTCATCCCCGGCGCCGAGCTGCCGGAGAGGATCCGGGGCTACTTCGGCGGCTTCGAGGGACGCGGCTTCGAGAAGCTCTCTTTCCGCGGCCTGCTCGACGAGCAGCAGTCGGCCTGGGAGTGGACCGTGTGGGCGCAGCGCTACATGGACGGCCTGCTGACGCTGCCGCAATTCCTCTCGCGCTACCAGCGGCTCATGCGGGAGGCCGTGCCCCGCGTCATCGCCATGCAGAAGCTGGACATGGACCCGCGCACCCGGGACCGCGTCTCGTGA
- a CDS encoding cellulase family glycosylhydrolase has translation MTITSAALAAAAILAAASAAHGAPGFVTRDGARLMLDGREYRAIGVNAPGLFTDYAGIGLHLEETHGSARTARRSAEEAVRSAAKQRIAFIRFWATGFWPKDMRLYWDDPTTYWARMDEVFALCRRSGVRLVPSIFFNASMWPLLCEEDCSAIADPRSRTYAAMRRYAREIVSRYRDDTNVLAWEICNELCLAADVNSEGRDAPGPGVMDGPWHKSKWNAADSLTTADILRFYADMTAFIKSIDANHLVTSGDAGPRPTSVSLRESFPRQVWTRDTLRQNLASLLTQQPEPLDLLSIHHYGSLTESDAEENMGVPSSLEALRARVRCARAARVPIFVGELGNSRPTLAEDRQGRYVSAAIDLLEAEGGSLAAVWAWHFPWQKANNVTAESHPALMKRIAAFNASHAGPR, from the coding sequence ATGACGATCACCAGCGCCGCGCTCGCCGCCGCGGCGATCCTCGCCGCCGCGAGCGCGGCCCACGGCGCGCCCGGGTTCGTGACGCGCGACGGGGCGCGGCTCATGCTCGATGGACGCGAGTACCGAGCCATCGGCGTCAACGCGCCCGGCCTCTTCACCGACTACGCCGGCATCGGCCTGCACCTCGAGGAGACCCACGGCAGCGCCCGGACCGCCCGCCGGAGCGCGGAGGAGGCCGTGCGCAGCGCGGCGAAGCAGCGCATCGCCTTCATCCGCTTCTGGGCCACCGGGTTCTGGCCGAAGGACATGCGCCTGTATTGGGACGACCCCACGACCTACTGGGCTCGCATGGACGAGGTGTTCGCGCTCTGCCGTCGCAGCGGCGTGCGGCTGGTGCCCAGCATCTTCTTCAACGCATCCATGTGGCCGCTGCTCTGCGAGGAAGACTGCAGCGCGATCGCCGACCCGCGCTCGCGCACCTACGCCGCCATGCGCCGCTACGCGCGCGAGATCGTCTCACGCTACCGCGACGACACCAACGTGCTGGCATGGGAGATCTGCAACGAGCTCTGCCTGGCCGCCGACGTCAACTCGGAGGGCCGCGACGCGCCCGGCCCCGGCGTGATGGACGGCCCCTGGCACAAGAGCAAGTGGAACGCGGCCGACAGCCTGACCACGGCCGACATCCTGCGCTTCTACGCCGACATGACCGCCTTCATCAAGAGCATCGACGCCAACCACCTCGTCACCAGCGGCGACGCCGGGCCGCGCCCCACCAGTGTCAGCCTGCGCGAGAGCTTCCCCAGGCAGGTGTGGACACGGGACACTCTCCGCCAGAACCTCGCGAGCCTGCTCACCCAGCAGCCGGAGCCGCTCGACCTGCTCTCCATCCACCACTACGGCAGCCTCACGGAGAGCGACGCCGAGGAGAACATGGGCGTGCCAAGCTCGCTTGAGGCGCTGCGCGCCCGAGTGCGTTGCGCCCGCGCGGCGCGCGTGCCCATCTTCGTGGGCGAGCTCGGAAACTCGAGGCCGACGCTGGCCGAGGACCGCCAGGGGCGCTACGTCTCGGCCGCCATCGACCTGCTGGAGGCCGAGGGCGGCTCGCTCGCCGCCGTCTGGGCCTGGCACTTCCCCTGGCAGAAGGCCAACAACGTGACCGCCGAGTCGCACCCGGCGCTCATGAAGCGTATCGCGGCCTTCAACGCGAGCCACGCCGGCCCGCGCTGA
- a CDS encoding DNA adenine methylase produces MPHESNGAPRARPVLKWAGGKGQLLSELIARVPSTFDRYFEPFVGGGALFFELASLGRLRHALLSDVNQALVDVYLALRDRVDLVIEELRKHRYEEAYYYGIRDKDASTLDIAARAARVIYLNKTCYNGLYRENRSGRFNVPFGRHRRPAIVDEANLRAAARVLQGVEIRTAPFSEVLAEPRKDDMVYLDPPYHPVSATSRFTAYHHTGFGEADQTRLRDVFDDLTNRGTYAMLSNSDTPLIRQLYSHYGGDRDGDVECVFATRTVNSKADARGKVPELIIRNYPPECTDRSMG; encoded by the coding sequence ATGCCACATGAGTCGAATGGTGCGCCGCGGGCCCGCCCCGTGCTCAAATGGGCAGGAGGCAAAGGCCAACTCCTCTCCGAGCTAATCGCGCGCGTGCCATCGACGTTCGACCGTTATTTCGAGCCATTCGTGGGTGGCGGGGCGCTCTTCTTCGAGTTGGCATCGCTGGGCAGGCTCCGGCACGCGCTTCTATCGGACGTGAACCAGGCCCTCGTGGATGTTTACCTCGCCCTGCGCGACCGGGTGGACCTCGTGATTGAGGAACTCCGGAAGCACCGGTACGAGGAAGCCTACTACTATGGGATCCGGGACAAAGACGCGAGTACGCTCGACATCGCCGCTCGCGCGGCGCGCGTCATCTATCTGAACAAGACCTGCTACAACGGCCTCTACCGCGAGAACCGATCTGGCCGGTTCAATGTTCCATTCGGTCGCCATCGGCGCCCCGCCATCGTCGATGAGGCCAATCTGCGCGCCGCCGCGAGGGTCCTTCAAGGAGTCGAGATCCGTACAGCGCCGTTCTCCGAGGTACTCGCGGAACCGCGTAAAGACGACATGGTCTACCTCGATCCACCGTATCACCCCGTATCAGCGACCTCGCGGTTCACTGCGTATCACCACACAGGCTTCGGAGAAGCAGACCAGACTCGGCTCCGCGACGTCTTCGATGATCTCACCAATCGAGGCACCTATGCGATGCTCTCAAACTCGGACACACCGCTGATCCGGCAGCTCTATAGCCACTATGGCGGTGATCGCGATGGCGATGTCGAATGCGTCTTCGCGACGCGGACAGTCAATTCCAAGGCCGATGCGCGGGGTAAGGTCCCAGAGTTGATCATCCGCAACTATCCTCCGGAATGCACGGATAGGTCGATGGGGTAG